A stretch of the Capsicum annuum cultivar UCD-10X-F1 chromosome 10, UCD10Xv1.1, whole genome shotgun sequence genome encodes the following:
- the LOC124887980 gene encoding putative cytochrome c biogenesis ccmB-like mitochondrial protein produces MRRLFLELYYKQIFPSTPIISFSLFLSYIIVMPLMLGFEKDFLCHSHLGPIRIPPLFPFPSAPFPPNEKEDGTLELYYLSSYYLPKILLLQLVGHRVIQISRVFRGFPMLQLSYQLGRSGMDRLNILLGSLVLTLLCGIHSRSALGITSSSGWNSSQNPTTSPTSLPPTVSRTSIKIEWFHVLSSIGYSSLFVSLFPILVLIGSHD; encoded by the coding sequence ATGAGACGACTCTTTCTTGAACTATATTATAAACAGATCTTCCCCTCCACACCAATTATAagtttttctctatttctctcgTATATCATCGTAATGCCCTTAATGCTAGGTTTTGAAAAAGACTTTTTATGTCATTCCCATTTAGGTCCGATTCGGATCCCTCCGTTGTTTCCTTTTCCTTCTGCACCTTTTCCTCCAAATGAGAAAGAAGATGGTACACTTGAATTGTATTATTTAAGTTCTTATTACTTGCCAAAAATCCTACTTCTACAATTGGTAGGTCACCGGGTTATTCAAATAAGTCGTGTTTTCCGTGGTTTTCCCATGTTACAACTTTCGTACCAATTAGGTCGATCTGGAATGGATCGGTTAAACATTCTATTAGGTAGCCTGGTCTTGACTCTTCTGTGTGGTATTCATTCTCGTTCGGCTCTTGGAATCACATCCAGCAGTGGTTGGAATAGCTCGCAAAATCCAACCACTTCACCTACTTCATTGCCCCCAACCGTTTCTCGTACCTCTATTAAAATAGAATGGTTTCATGTTCTTTCATCGATTGGTTATTCCTCTCTGTTTGTATCtctttttccaattttggtcTTGATTGGTTCACATGATTGA